Genomic DNA from Larus michahellis chromosome 3, bLarMic1.1, whole genome shotgun sequence:
ACACGTGCACTTTTACCTGGCACTTTGAAGGGCACCACATCGAGCAGCAAGCCTCCCTCCTGGGCTTTCTTGGCTAGCGTGTGCGAACGGAGGGCATACTCATCTTGCTCCAAACGGGAAATGGAGAAGGCAGCAGCCAAACGATCGGCAGAGTGCCCCATAGTCTCACTGGTGGAGAACTCTGCCACAGCTGGGagctacaaaacagaaaaacagggtTAGCGCACATAAAATCCTGTCCCCGGGCAGTTACACGGAGTTCAGGAGGAGGTTAAGCCCTGCGCAGTCAGCCAGCGAGGCTCTTCTGTTTAAGCGGGGCAGTTAATATTACAGCGACGCAATTAACACATGGTAACCACACCAGAAGTGACTTGTTCAAACGTATTAGAGGAACCGCCACTTTCCAagatcttagaaaaaaaaatggataaaaacaaGGTCCAAACTGCTGCTTACTCCAGGAGTTGAAGAACTGTATTGCATTTGCACACGCAGACAGAGAGCAGCTGCCTTGCGCGTTTAACAAGGACTCCCCCGTGAGGGGTGACCCGACTTTTTGGGCCAAGGTGAAACACATCCCGGGACCTCACAACTCCTTGTCAAATACCTCCTCAAGCCAAACCAGAGGCAGCAAGTGATTTCAGCTTAGCTCTTCTTCTTCCAGCAGCACACAGGAAATCCCTGCGTGCGTTTAAGTCTGCAACTTCCGTATCTGATGTGGACTTTGGGTCTCATCTCTGCTGGACGTACGCTGTGCTTCGCTGCGCTCAACCGAAGGCAGCCAGCAGCGGCACGGACACACAGAGTTCTGCTGTGAAGAGCTCGGGGGCGGTTAAGGAGGGAagtgcttttccttcccatctcCACCATGTCATAATGCACCTCTCTCACGACCTCCAAGGCAGAGGAGTGGCTCCCTCTACAGCAGGTTCCTGACATCAAACAGCAACGGCCGATTCTCCTCTGAACGCGTTCAGGACCCGGCAGGATGCGGCCAGGAGCAATAATCACAAGGCATAGTGAAGACGCATTAATCAAACAACGAAATTACATGAATATACTGAGGATGCTCCCCTCTGATACTGAGCACGTTACTTCTATTATTTAAGAACCAAAAATTCTTCTGAGCCTTTAGGACCCTTGCATAAGTTTTACATCGATGGAAAAAAGCTTGTATTTTGTAGCCTCCAGCACAGTGTGTCTAGGAGTTGTaggaggagaaggaggttttGAAATAAGATAATCTTCTTTACTGAAGACCAACatgtaagaaaacaaagcagagtcACGAATGCTGTGAGGCGCATTAATCAACTGTATTTTTAACCGAAAGCACAGGACAGGGATCCAATAAAAGCAAGCCACAGGCAgccagcttttcctttttaagtccTCTCCACTGAGGCTAAAAAAATTACCTAAGCCAACCTGTTTTACACCTGCTCATACAAGAGCTTAGCTTAAACATctaaatgcctgaaaaaaaattacctcaggAGCAAAGTAGTCAGGGCGAATTTTGGAAATCAGGGAGAGCTTTTGGCCCAAGGTCTTGGCTCGGTTCAGAGTGAGCATCGTCTTCCTCATCTTCCTACTGTGACGAATGGGAACGTCTGACATCAACTCCACACCCCCCGCTACGATGACGTCGCACTGTCCAGACGCAATCAAACCCACGCCTGCAGAACGACAGAGTTTCCCATGAGGGCTGTGGGGAGAAGTGACACTACCCCATCAGTGCCTGGGATACTACTACATTTCAtttccttctccagcctctggctTTGGCCGAGTTACACAACACGGGCTTAACAGAGACTGTGCAGGTGAAACAGACGTTTTCTGCATCATACTGGTTTTGTAACTTCCACTTCTCTTTGTCAcacacagcagctgggagaaaaatATCCCCAGTGGTTTAGGACACTAACTGGGTCTCAGTTTTTTTGCTCCATTTAGGCTCAGTCAAAGATGAAAGTAGCCTGAAAGGCAGCAGCTTCCTTACTGTGATGTAGCTTTTGCCTCCCAGGCTAGTATGGACACTGAGCAGAGACCATCGCTGAACGCACAGGGTGTCCAGCTGCTGGCCTACAGCAGACACTCGATTCATATCGTATTTTGTTGATTCAAAAAATTCCCTTCCACCCCATAATTCCTTCAAATGCTTACTTATATTCACTGTGCAAGTTAGATGAGGGATGTAGGGGAGTCGCTAAGCTCTTTCTCAAACCCACAGCTTGTTCTTCCAGCCAACATACCTGTGGTCATAGCCTGGTTTGAAGAAATGCAAGCCATGGTGACTGTATGGGCTGGAGTTTTGTCAGAGAAACCCGCTCCCAGCGCAGCCTATGAGCAACAAAGAACGACTGTTAAAACCTACGCCTTTTGCTCCACGGGGTCAGAGCCACCATCTGCACACTAAGCTGAAAACAAGTACATCAAGTTTCCATTCGGGCAATTACTGCAGCAGCTCATCCCCTCCCCGGACTCTGGAAACAGGAGGAGACGGCAGCTGCCCAGCTGCCAGGGCTCTCAATCGCGTTACGCAGAGTGTCACTGGCCCCCCGTTAATAAAGGGACAAACTAATCGCACACCTCACGATTTCAATAGAGCTTCTAACTACTTGACATCATCTCTGCTTCACCTTATGCGCAAAGGTGGCACGTGAAAGGAATTATTTAGACCCCTGTACGAGGCCCCGTGATTTCCTTtacacagaacagaaaacattttctgcagtccAGAAAGTAGCGCTTCATCTGACCCAGCTGAGAGCACGGCCTCCCGTGACGGGAGGACGGCTCCCAGCAAGACCTTCCCTAGTTGAGACGTGGCCAACTAGTTTAAAGTTCAACAGTTGTTCCCAAGTTAAAATTACACCGCAGCCTCATCTGACTGGCAGGTGACCAAAGCAAGTATTTGCATCTACAAGGCTAAAACCACCAATGGAACCGGAGAACCTCATAACCTCCTAAGTCTTTCCAGCCCAGGTTACATCATGGGTTTGCCTGCTTGCAGAGAATAACAGCAGAGGCTCCAGATTACAGAAAATCACACGGCGCCTCTCTAACACCACTTCAGGGGACCAGCTTCTCTCTGTGTATAATATGTGCATTGTGTTTTCTGACTGGCAGAATAAAGAGCTGCTAAGCTACTCCATTTCAAGTCACTCACAAGCTGCACCTGCTCAGccagctaaaataaataaatactacaaTATTCTATCAAATTATGCTCTGGTCCTCTGAAGTACTTTGGACAAGCCAGCATTTGAGTCCAACTGGCAGTTAGAGCGGTCGGCAAACGTTAACAAAAGcttccctttcagtgaagaaccAAGCAGAGGCTTCACAAAATTAAACTGCACTTGAACTAGGGCAGATTTCAACAGGAGGCAGAGTCCCACACAGTTATTTCACAGACAATACTGCACAACTAGTTCATACTCCCAAATCATGtttaaatggacttttttttttggtaagtgtTTGCCATCGTCATACTGTTGGCAGAAATCAGACTCGCAGGGGAAATGCTGCACGTAACCCACCTCTCTGGCGACATTGCTCGTTTTCACCTCCTGGATAACTGTGCCATAAACAATGTAATCAACAACATCCCTTGGGACACTGGTCCGGTTCAGCAACCCCCTAAAGGAAAAGatcaaaacaaacagaatttgCACCATGTACGCAATAACCTTGTCACTGTCCTCAAACATCCTCTTCCCACCAGCTTGGCTGGAGAACAAGGCAACAACGGAGAAACAGCTTCTGCCCCTAGTTCAGAAGAAGTCTTGTGTGCGTAAATACTTAATGAAAACTGTAATTGACTATGGACTGCAAATAATCATGGTGATAATGCTGCTATAAATGATTACATAATTTCATGAAAGCACCTACCCTACACAACCCGAAATGGTTGTTACGATCTTCCCCAATTTGGAGTATTCTGACATCAAAATTGAAGGAAGTGGGCCTTACGAGATAATAAAGCCAATCACCTTTGGTGTAGGAACACGAAAAACTTAATAGACACCCAGAAAATAAGCAGTGCGCTTTCAGAGTTCATTAGAAAATATATTGCATAACTTGGCAGAACACCTTGACAAACACGCCACCACAGCAAACCCCATAGCAGGCACTGATTTAAGGATTCAAATGTAGTGTCATGTGCTACAAAGCACCAAATAAAAACGAAACCAAAGGCACCTCAATCAATAACTTCTCTTCTGCAGCACACCAAAACCCCCTCAATGTCCAGGCCACAGCCCTCACGCTGCCTGCCAACCAAATCAGCCTGCCTTGGCAAAATACAGCATTCAGATTTGACGTGACCGCAGCCAACCTCCCGATCTCTCCTTGGGCCTTGAAATCTCCTTTCCCCCCAGTAAAGCCTTCTCTCTCTTCAACAGCACTTTGCCCTGCTTCTCAGCAAAACAAATACACTGCAGAATGGAAGGGACAGGCACGATGACAGAATTAGCTTGTTATTCTTGTCGCCGCTTAGTTTTCTCTGCATTGGGTTGTTTTTCCCATGAACTGTAAGCACGCCTCAACAGTAGCTACGATCTCTGTATTTAGGAAACTACGTGCAGTCAAGATTCAAATTAACTAAAATCTATCAAGCAGGACAACAACGGGATCTCTGTGTAACAACAAACTTTAGCACAAGCCAATTGCAAACCCTACTGCTTAGGCCGCCTAATAAGGTGGTGGCGGACCCTGAAAAACGAAGCATGTTGAAAGTGAAAGCTAGAGCCTTGGCTTCCAAATCTGCTGAAGCCACTGTACCAACACTGCGACCCCAGCAGTTCAACAAGTTTTCTGGGCCCTTCTAGTATTCAATTTACTTACTGCAGTGCTGCTCTTGCTAAGTCATGTGGCATAAGATCCGCGTACCTGGAAGTTaaagaagagaggcagaaacTTAGGGGTGTCAGAAACCGATCCAGATGTCCGCTTCACCACTGCGAGCGCACATCAGCAGCAAAGGACTGCTGACCTACCAGAAATGCTCCACTGCATTTATCATTAAATGTTTCATACCCCGGGTTGTGAAGACTGCCTGCGTATAGGTCAGCACACAACCACTGTacttaaaaacactgaaaagcagcagtaacaGAATAATCCATCCTATCTGAGAGTTAGGTCTGGTCCTGATTCAGCTGTGAATTTGGTGGCACAACAGTCTAGAAGACGAGTCTAGGGCAGATTCCTGCGCCTGTCCTGCTAGTTTTGTGAAACTTGTTGCTTTATCTGCTCTAGATTCACCAACAGCTTCCTCTAGACATGCAGCATAAATCCTCATTCTCAGAATTCCTATCCACAGGCAATCTTCTTCAAACACCTTTTTTCGTTAGGTAAGCAGGAATAACCGTAGCAGCCTAACTCATTGCCACTTCATTACTTTTAGGCATTAGAATAactccattaaaatgaaaaagccagACAACTTTTTTCACAGGAAGTTTCTACTATTAACCAAGTCAGCATGTATTCTTATTTTATACTTACGAGGTGCCAGACTGCAAAAATGGAATACGGACACCCTCTACCACAACAATATTCTTCACACCACTTTTGGCCAAGGTCTTCTTACTCTTAGGCTGGACTGCTAAGAGAGAAGTGACGTTAACAAGAATACCAGCAAGCTTAAAGTAAGGCTCTGTAAAAATTACTAGAAAAACAGGGAAATTGTTCTCTTTTGGTGCCCAAGTCAAAAGCTGAGTAGGTAGGACACCTGAGTTGTAATCTTGTGTCTGTCTGGCTAATTATGTGGTCTGTGAAAAATGCTTTAACAGCTCGGTACGTCCCCCATCAGCAGAGAGAGTCACCTATAGCCACATTGAGGCAATGGTACAGCTGAGAACAAAGGCACATAGCTCCCAGTCTGTTGCCACTGACAAGAATATTGCAGGAAGAGATACCTCTAAAAATGCTGCACAGCTTCCAATGCGAATGAGGCCGAGCAAGCTGAAAGCCTGAGTAAGATCTCTCACTTGGGAAGCAGCAAGGACTGCCAACAGCAATCCACCTTCCACAGGAACTGCCTAAATACATGCTCTTACTGCACAGTAAAAGTGAGAGAATTCAAGGGAAATCAAAACACAGTTCAAGAAGTGAAGTAACTTGCACTCCCACAGGAAAGCAGTAGCAAGAAGAGTGCATATAGCTGCTGTGGGTAACTTCCTACTCCTCCGTAATGTGTCTGAGCATCTCGAGTTCTAGACAAAGCATGTCATGATACAGTGTCATTCAACAGGCCACTGTCAGAGCTCTTCTGGAGTGAGGATTAACAGAGTTCAATGAGAATTTCCTAATGCAATCAGGCCTGCAAATCTTAATGAGCATATACGGCAGCATGGGGCGCTCCTTTTACAAGCTAGAAAAGGACAGAGACCTGTAAAAGCAGATTAAGTGCAGCTAAACACTCTACTCAAGCAAGCTGCAGGATGAAACTCCAGCACTGTTGCCGGGTTACACAAGGTTCTCTGCACAAAGCCAAGGAGACGAGggggagctgctctccaggccTGTTTCCAAAACCCAGGCAGCTCAAAGCATTACGGTCACCTGAGCAACCCCCCCCCAGTGAAACCCAGAACGCCGGATCAGCTAATAACCCACATAACTGCGTGTGCTCAGCCGCTCCACTGAGACCTGAGCCTCTTACTGCTCTCACTGGACTTCAGAGCTAATTCCACAAGCTTCTCCTTGTCAGGGACAATCCCCTCCCCTCTGGGCAAGCGATCTGGTTAGGCCCAGACAGCTTATAAACCCCGAGCTCTCTGTTTAGATTCTAGAAATAGCAATCTATCAGGTGACACTGGGCGTGAGCTCTGgaccaggcagagctgctgggagcgAGGGGCATTCAGAGGTTGAGAGGACTCTGCTCCCAACAGTGGTTTCCCTgtagttttatttgtttgcaaCTTTCTTGAACTAAGGCTGTCTGCACTTTATTTCTGAGTTTTACGTAGAACGAAGCTCTGAGAAAGGGAGGCAGCTTCAAAAATAGTCTTCTCTAGCACAGACCCACTGAGATCCCTGGTGTTTTCGCTTTACCTGCAGCTTGTAACTGTGAAGAGCAGCTGAGCGATCGAGCaactggaaaacaagaaacaaaaacgtGGGATCTGTCAAACctgaaatgttaaaaacatttctaatttctctaagaactgttaaaaaaaaataaaataatatcatAGTAAGACAACTGcacctgaacatctttgagatatttttttaatttactctgtTCATAAAAATTACACAGTTCATATTACTTGTTAACTTGAGATTTCTCCCACATCTAATGTGGGAAGGGACAAATACGGCAACAAtggaaatagttattttaaaaaagacattctCATCTTTTTTAGGATGACAGTGGAACAGAGATTCAGATACGAGCATCCATTCCAAACCCAACACTTAAAACAGAACTTTATGACCTATCGATTCAAGCTTTTAATGAATGTAAAGATACTTACAGACCCTGGCAGCCCATGCTGAGGAAGCAGGGAGGTTTCTGATGGCATGGGTCAGCATGGAAGTCATTTTGATATCTAGAGAGCTGGAGAAAGACTGATATTAGTCCAATCTGGTGTATTCGGAACAATCTCAAGGTAGGCGATCTGCCTGCTTCACACAGAGccaaaaaagtgaagaaacagaagacacgccaagggcagcagcacagagaattACTTCCTATTACACTTTTTGAACGGCATCTAACACACGAGGAGTCTGGCTTATGACTGTGGCCTGCAAATGTTCCTGTAAATAAATACTCATCTCCCCAGTGACCCAGCACCAGACTATCAGCAGCCAGCACAGTTTTCAATTCCCCTCCCAATAACTGTTCCACCACTTCCCCACTGGAAAATTGTCCCAGTGCCCAGCCAATCTCGCTGCCAGCGTGACTCTCCTGACGCACTCTCCTTGGCACAATTTCCTGCCGCTACCCCTCGTTTTAACTGTTGATGCCAACCTCACTAACTTCCGTTGTGTATCCCCACGGGAAGCAATACAAGTTGGTACCCACTACCCCAAAAACTTCCTCTGAAGCCTTCCCAAAGCTCATTCCAAAACAGCGTTTCCCTACAGACAAATCTTCATCTGcagtttttattgcaaaaaatgGTCCTCACATCACCAGAACTTTGGCTGCTTCACAGCAACATTCACCTCACTCAGTCACGCTTTTGGCATTCAAACTAACTCTCTCCCAAATACACACATTACCCCCAAAGGGTTAGAGAAACACCCGCAGTCCCAAGCCCAGCCCACTCAGGTATTGCAGCTCTCTACAGCTCCTAAAAATTCAGCATAACCTGACAGTTGCCCCCCTCCCACATTTACATCTCACACCCTACGGCTCTGCACCTGCGACATGCCACGCAGCGTTCCTCATTCACCAGCCCGCTCCAGCTATGCTGGCATTCCACAAACCAAACCCAGGCTCCTCATGTCAAAAAAGGTCCAGAAaacagacctcctcctcctccccggcatCCTTCTCTGTGTTGTCTCTCTGCAACAATGCTCTTCCTCATCTGTGCAGAGCTCCCTCCCCACACCTGATTGAGGCTTTTCCCCAAACCTTCCCTGTCAAAGTGACAAAACAGAAACATCAAATCACAGAATacttgggttggaagagacctttaaaggccatctagtccagccagccctcgcagcatctccgtggcctcctctggccccgctccaacagctccgtgtctctcctgtgccgaggccccagcgctggaggcagcactgcaggggggtctcccccgagcgcagcagaggggcagaatccccccctcgccctgctgcccatgctgctggggatgcagcccaggctgcaggggggttctgggctgccagcgcacattgccccCCACATTTTCAGAAGAcatctgcccccccagcaccccaacaaTACAGCCCTTCACACATACAAATTGATCTGGCCAAACCTCCTTCCAGAGCCTGCAGCATCTGCCCGGCATCCTCAATAgccctttctccccttcctttctcctcacaACACCCCTGACCTTTGTACCAACCACATCACCTTTCAAATACACCCTCACACATTACACATAGAATCAtctagttggaagggacctttaagatcatcaagtccaaccgttaatcCAACACTGAAAAGTTACTGCTAACCCATGTCcttcagcaccacatctacacatcttttaaatgcctccagggatggcaactccaccactgccctgggcagcctctgccaatgcttcacaacccttttgatgacaatatttttcctaatatccaacctaaaccttcCCCGGCGCAACATGAGGCAacttcctctcatcctatcacctgttccttaggagaagagaccgacaccaccaccaccaccaccaccccggctaccccctcctttcagggagctgcagagagcgagaaggtctcccctcaatctcctcttctccaggctgaacccccccagctccctcagccgctcctcaccagacttgtgctccagacccctcaccagctccgttgcccttctctggacacgctccagcccctcaaggtctttcttggcgtgaggggcccaaacctggacacagccctcgaggtggggcctccccagtgcccagtccagggggacggtcactgccccactcctgctggccacactagtgctgacacaggccaggatgctggtggcctccttggccacctgggcacactgctggctcatactcagccgctgtcgaccaacacccccaggtcctcatctgccgggcagctctccagccactctgcccagcctggagcgtctgtggggttggtgtgacccaagggcaggacccggaacttggccttgttgaacctcggcccatccatccagcctgttcGTCCAGCTCTGTGGAGCTTCCTACCCTCAcacagatcaacactcccgcccaacttggcgTCGTCTGCGAAGTGACTGAGTCAATCCCACATCCACTCCGGGTACTCACAGCGCACACAAGCTACACCCGCACACACTATACACCCGCTTCTCACGCCCCTTTCCCAGACCCCCCTCTCTCCTCCATATCCTACACCCTCTTCTCACGTCAAGCACAGCCCAGAGCCACTACGCACCCACTCTACCGCACACATGCCACGCAcggccaccccaccccccgcctcagggACACTCAGGGGCCCGCACAAGCCCCACCAGATCTCCCAAAATTAAGCGACAGCCCCCCACCGGCCCTCACGTACACAACTCACCACACCCCGCTATCAGCGACCGACCGGACACCCGACCGACCTGTCACCCCTCCCTCTCAGCAGCCCCCGCCGCGTCCCGagcccctccgcccgcccccgcACCTCCGCCTGCGTGCGCCCCGCACCGCCCAGCactgccgccgccaccgcccgccgcgccgccacTCAGGAAGGGCCCCGCGCCCTCTCCTACTGCCGGGCTGCCCCACCGCCCGCCTGAGGGACACACTCCTCCACGCAGCCCCCTCGCGCGCTCCCCGCTCCCTCGCCCGCCGTTCCCCCTTCGGTGCAGAACAACAAACCTCCGAGCCCTCGCAGCGTGCGGAGAGGAGCGAGGGGCGCGGGAGTGGGCGGCGGCGGAGAGGACAGGCACCGCGGTGGGCAgccgcgggcggggcggggagggcggggatGGGGTTGGCCAAGCCCCCGGGCGGCCTCTCCCTCATTCGACCTCGCGCGCAGCAAAGATGGCGGCCGCGGTGCGCGCTATCGGCAGCCTGGGGCGCTTCACGGCCGCCTCCAAGTACAGCCTtgcccggcgcccgccgcccgcgggtGAGACGGAGCCTCCGGGGCGGCGGCTGCTGCCTCCTGcgccggggggagggggtgatggggagggacAGGCGGTGGGAATGGGCGCGGTCTCTCGGGGTTGGGCGGGGGGGACCCACGCGTGAGGCTGGCGGGACGGGGTGGCactgaggagggagggagggagcgtgTCACTGCGGTGGGGCTGTGAGGGGCAGCGGGCGGGGTGCACACGCgtgagggggtgctgggggtgggggggcgaggaCAGGGTGTCATGGAGCAGGAGGTTGTCACGGGGCAGTGGCCtcgggaggtgtccctgcgggCGTCCCGCGCCAGGGTGGTGTCCCCACGGCCCGTGGGTCATGCTGGGGGTCCCTGACATGtccctgcttctccctcctgcaagGTTTCCCCAGGGCAGGGGTCTGTGCCTCCATGTCCTGGCAGCCCATGGCGGGTGGGGATGTGCATGGGTTTGTGTGTGCCCCCACGGGGGAGATGCGCCCACGCCAGTCCCCGAGGCAGGCTGGCCTTTGCCGTCCCTGTGTCCTTGCACACGGGCGCATTTTGGGAATCCATGTACAACTCTGTGATTCTGCACTGGGGAGGGGGA
This window encodes:
- the HADHB gene encoding trifunctional enzyme subunit beta, mitochondrial isoform X1; translation: MTSMLTHAIRNLPASSAWAARVFARSLSCSSQLQAAAVQPKSKKTLAKSGVKNIVVVEGVRIPFLQSGTSYADLMPHDLARAALQGLLNRTSVPRDVVDYIVYGTVIQEVKTSNVAREAALGAGFSDKTPAHTVTMACISSNQAMTTGVGLIASGQCDVIVAGGVELMSDVPIRHSRKMRKTMLTLNRAKTLGQKLSLISKIRPDYFAPELPAVAEFSTSETMGHSADRLAAAFSISRLEQDEYALRSHTLAKKAQEGGLLLDVVPFKVPGRETVTKDNGIRPSSMEQMGKLKPAFVKPFGTVTAANSSFLTDGASAILLMSEEKALAMGYKPKAYLRDFVYVSQDPKDQLLLGPTYATPKVLEKAGLTMADIDVFEFHEAFAGQILANLKAMDSDWFAQNYMGRKSKVGAPPLEKFNTWGGSLSLGHPFGATGCRLVITAAHRLKKEGGQYGLVAACAAGGQGHAMIVELYPQ
- the HADHB gene encoding trifunctional enzyme subunit beta, mitochondrial isoform X2, with amino-acid sequence MTSMLTHAIRNLPASSAWAARVFARSLSCSSQLQAAVQPKSKKTLAKSGVKNIVVVEGVRIPFLQSGTSYADLMPHDLARAALQGLLNRTSVPRDVVDYIVYGTVIQEVKTSNVAREAALGAGFSDKTPAHTVTMACISSNQAMTTGVGLIASGQCDVIVAGGVELMSDVPIRHSRKMRKTMLTLNRAKTLGQKLSLISKIRPDYFAPELPAVAEFSTSETMGHSADRLAAAFSISRLEQDEYALRSHTLAKKAQEGGLLLDVVPFKVPGRETVTKDNGIRPSSMEQMGKLKPAFVKPFGTVTAANSSFLTDGASAILLMSEEKALAMGYKPKAYLRDFVYVSQDPKDQLLLGPTYATPKVLEKAGLTMADIDVFEFHEAFAGQILANLKAMDSDWFAQNYMGRKSKVGAPPLEKFNTWGGSLSLGHPFGATGCRLVITAAHRLKKEGGQYGLVAACAAGGQGHAMIVELYPQ